The following coding sequences lie in one Anguilla anguilla isolate fAngAng1 chromosome 14, fAngAng1.pri, whole genome shotgun sequence genomic window:
- the LOC118212371 gene encoding UPF0729 protein C18orf32 homolog: MVCIPCIVIPVLLWVYKRFLEPIIYPFISPIISRFWTKKAVQESGTGDATASEKCNGTCKTECNGNVNSPTTNGPTTVSDKKTD; this comes from the exons ATGGTTTGCATTCCCTGCATTGTGATTCCTGTACTGCTCTGGGTTTATAAGAGATTTCTTGAACCCATCATCTACCCCTTCATCTCGCCAATCATAAGCCGATTCTGGACAAAAAAAGCAGTACAGGAGAGTGGGACAGGTGATGCGACAGCTAGTGAGAAGTGCAATGGGACATGCAAG actgaATGCAACGGGAATGTTAACAGTCCTACCACCAATGGACCAACTACAGTTTCAGATAAAAAGACGGACTAA